The candidate division WOR-3 bacterium DNA segment AACCTGTTTGACCGCCGCATCCCGCAAACTCAAGGAATAGCCCTCAAAGTCGGGCTGATATTCGGTAAGTTCTATTGCGGCGACAAGCCTTCCCTGTAATACCGGGAACACTCGCTCAACCTTATAACCAATCTTCTTTGTTTTTGTCTCCCTGAGCCAGAAAAATCCAGTGGCAAAAACCGGGAGCAGAAAGATCAGCACCACCCAGCCGGATAGGAAAAGGAGCGCCACAACCAAGGTCCCCAATGACAAGAGTCCGACTGTTATCAAGGCGAGCGCAAAGAGGTTGTAGAAAATTAATGTCCGCCTCAGCCGCTGCAGCGCTCTTTTCAAACCCGTTGTTTTTTGCCGGTGATTTGCCATTTATAAATATTAAGCCACTCCCCAAGAAAAAGCAACCCTTGACTTCAAATCACCTGAAGATAACCTTTTAAGTGAAGCCCAGATGAATAAAGAGCCTTCCCTTGCCCGCCAGCTTGTGCTTGAGCGCCAGGTCACCTTTACCGGACTTATCATCAACATCCTCCTCACCGCCGGAAAAATTACTGCCGGTATCCTGGGTGCCTCCAGCGCCATCATCGCGGATGGATTGCACAGCCTCTCTGACCTGGCATCCGACATCGCGGTTTTATGGGGAATCTCTGCTGCCAAACAGCCGCCTGATGAAGACCACCACTACGGTCATTCACGCTATGAGACAATCGTCGCCCTGTTTGTCGGCATCCTCCTTGTGGCTGCTGCTTTGTTTGTTGCCGGTGAGGCAATCCTTACCTTAAGCCAGCGCCACACCGCCTTGCGCAACTGGGTGCCCTTTTATATGGCAATCGCCTCAATCATCTTAAAGGAACTGCTCTACTGGTGGACGCGGGCGGTTGGCAGGCGGTTTCACAACCCGGCAATCATTGCCAACGCCTGGCACCACCGCTCTGACGCCTTCTCCTCAATTGCGGCTGCCTTTGGCATTGGCGGTGCGCTCATCGGTGGTGAACGCTGGTCATTCCTTGACCATTTGACCGCGGTCATCCTTGCCTCATTCCTTGTCTATATCGGCATCCGCATCATCCGTTCATCTCTGCAAAAACTGTCTGACCGCGCGCCCGAACCAAAGGCAATTGACCATCTCCACCAGACCATTTCCCAGATTCC contains these protein-coding regions:
- a CDS encoding cation diffusion facilitator family transporter, which encodes MNKEPSLARQLVLERQVTFTGLIINILLTAGKITAGILGASSAIIADGLHSLSDLASDIAVLWGISAAKQPPDEDHHYGHSRYETIVALFVGILLVAAALFVAGEAILTLSQRHTALRNWVPFYMAIASIILKELLYWWTRAVGRRFHNPAIIANAWHHRSDAFSSIAAAFGIGGALIGGERWSFLDHLTAVILASFLVYIGIRIIRSSLQKLSDRAPEPKAIDHLHQTISQIPGVKSFHAFRARHAGAGNLIEMDVHIQVDPEISVRAGHEIATKVEEEIRRSNPDVKTVVVHIEPHTEPETQ